From Bordetella flabilis, the proteins below share one genomic window:
- a CDS encoding MFS transporter, whose translation MSMTAGYTHPSSSSLEHDARLTTADHSKVAPGEIAVGVVIGRASEYFDFFVYGIASVLVFPQVFFPFLTRLEGILASFVVFSFAFIARPFGTAIFMAVQRRWGRGFKLTAALFLLGTATAGIAFLPSYASLGESAIVLLAVFRCVQGLANGGAWDGLPSLLALNAPPERRGWYAMLGQLGAPIGFLLAGGLFLYLHTGLSADDFSEWGWRYPFYVAFAINVVALFARLRLIVTHEYTQLLEEGELEPIGTAAMIKTQGYNIFIGAFAALASYALFHLVTIFPLSWLALQSTQSINAILTVQVVGAGLGILGTIASGWLADHIGRRTTLGLLACLIGVFSVCTPWLLDGGTVAQDAFILIGFVLLGLSYGQASGTVTANFARRFRYTGAALTSDFAWLFGAAFAPLVALGLSVRFGLAAVSVYLLSGVACTLLALRVNRALETQTRD comes from the coding sequence ATGTCCATGACGGCCGGATACACCCACCCATCCTCGAGCAGCCTCGAGCACGACGCCAGGCTTACCACGGCCGACCATTCCAAAGTCGCCCCCGGAGAAATCGCGGTCGGCGTCGTTATTGGTCGAGCATCCGAATACTTTGATTTCTTCGTCTACGGAATCGCCTCGGTCCTGGTCTTCCCCCAGGTTTTCTTCCCATTCCTGACGCGCCTGGAGGGCATCCTGGCCTCCTTCGTCGTCTTTTCCTTCGCTTTCATCGCGCGGCCCTTCGGGACGGCCATTTTCATGGCGGTCCAACGGCGCTGGGGGCGGGGGTTCAAACTGACGGCGGCGCTGTTCCTGCTGGGTACCGCCACCGCGGGCATCGCCTTCCTGCCCAGCTATGCCAGCCTGGGCGAAAGCGCGATCGTATTGCTCGCGGTATTCCGCTGCGTGCAGGGCCTGGCCAACGGCGGCGCCTGGGATGGCCTGCCTTCCCTGCTAGCCTTGAACGCGCCGCCGGAGCGGCGCGGCTGGTACGCCATGCTCGGGCAACTTGGCGCCCCCATCGGCTTCCTGCTGGCCGGCGGGCTGTTCCTTTACCTGCATACGGGCCTGAGCGCGGACGACTTTTCCGAATGGGGATGGCGCTATCCTTTCTACGTTGCCTTCGCCATCAATGTCGTGGCCCTGTTCGCCCGGCTGCGGCTCATCGTGACCCACGAATATACCCAACTGCTAGAAGAGGGCGAACTCGAACCCATCGGCACGGCGGCCATGATCAAGACGCAGGGCTACAACATTTTCATCGGCGCCTTCGCGGCCCTGGCCAGCTATGCCTTGTTCCACCTCGTGACGATCTTCCCGCTGTCCTGGCTGGCCTTGCAGTCGACCCAGTCGATCAACGCCATCCTGACTGTCCAGGTGGTGGGCGCCGGGCTGGGCATCCTGGGCACCATCGCCTCGGGGTGGCTGGCCGACCATATCGGCCGCCGGACGACGTTGGGCCTGTTGGCCTGCCTGATCGGCGTGTTCAGTGTGTGCACGCCGTGGCTGCTGGACGGCGGCACCGTGGCGCAGGATGCCTTCATCCTGATCGGCTTCGTCCTGCTGGGTTTGTCGTATGGACAGGCCTCCGGCACGGTGACGGCCAATTTCGCCCGCCGATTCCGCTACACCGGCGCGGCGTTGACCTCGGATTTCGCCTGGTTGTTCGGCGCGGCCTTCGCGCCCCTGGTGGCATTGGGCCTGTCCGTCCGGTTCGGCCTGGCGGCGGTCAGCGTCTACCTGCTGTCGGGCGTCGCCTGCACGTTGCTCGCGCTGCGCGTCAACCGCGCGCTGGAAACCCAGACGCGAGACTAG
- a CDS encoding KGG domain-containing protein, whose protein sequence is MSDERKGERKPRGFAAMDPEMLRGIAAQGGRAAHAMGKAHRFDSHEAKLAAAKRHATRTSKDDTTSDERAGERETATADVDGGGEQKG, encoded by the coding sequence ATGAGCGACGAACGCAAAGGGGAACGCAAGCCGAGGGGCTTTGCAGCGATGGATCCGGAGATGCTGCGAGGGATCGCGGCGCAAGGGGGCCGCGCCGCACACGCGATGGGAAAGGCGCATCGCTTCGACTCGCATGAGGCCAAGCTGGCCGCCGCCAAGCGGCATGCGACCAGGACCAGCAAGGACGACACGACCTCCGATGAGCGGGCCGGGGAGCGGGAAACCGCCACCGCGGACGTCGACGGCGGCGGCGAGCAAAAGGGCTGA
- a CDS encoding efflux transporter outer membrane subunit, translating to MNALVSIRRTALGTAMTAALAGCSLAPTYERPAAPIQADWPEQPKIVYSGYDKASTAGTQPAAALSGASDVAAADIGWREFFRDPRLQALVALSLQNNRDLRVAVQRVEVARGQWGQQRGQLWPAIGAGVQGTRQRLPRDLRPGGPDSQSISSQYQAGLGLTTFEIDLFGRLRSLSEAAYQQFLATEQAQRSVQISLVGEVAQAYLNLRAAEVQLDLTRKTLDSRQESYDLVKRRFDGGVASELDLNQSKSLLDSASADLAQLARTQSQALNALVLLVGTPLPADLPPPAPFDNAQVLASIPTGLPSALLERRPDILAAENSLRAANANIGAARAAFFPTISLTGLFGVASPSLSDLFKGGNGYWSFSPSITTPIFAGGSIRAGLEVARAQERIAVAQYEQSIQQAFQEVSDALAGEATYGAQVQSLRALEASSARTLELSNLRYSGGVDSYLQVQSAQVDYFDAQLALVQTGLASLLNRVQLYKALGGGWSETTQTAKASPGGG from the coding sequence ATGAACGCCCTGGTATCCATTCGGCGCACGGCGCTGGGTACGGCCATGACGGCGGCCCTGGCGGGGTGCAGCCTGGCGCCGACGTATGAGCGGCCAGCCGCGCCCATCCAGGCCGACTGGCCGGAACAGCCGAAAATCGTGTATTCCGGGTACGACAAGGCATCGACGGCCGGCACGCAGCCCGCTGCGGCGCTGTCGGGGGCCAGTGACGTGGCGGCCGCGGACATCGGCTGGCGCGAGTTTTTCCGCGATCCGCGCCTGCAGGCCCTGGTTGCCCTGTCACTGCAGAACAACCGTGATCTGCGCGTCGCCGTGCAGCGTGTGGAAGTCGCGCGCGGACAGTGGGGCCAGCAACGGGGCCAGTTGTGGCCGGCCATCGGCGCCGGTGTGCAGGGAACGCGGCAGCGACTGCCGCGCGACCTGCGTCCGGGCGGGCCGGACAGCCAGTCCATCAGCAGCCAGTACCAGGCGGGACTGGGGCTGACGACCTTCGAGATCGATCTGTTCGGTCGCTTGCGCAGCTTGTCCGAGGCGGCATACCAGCAGTTTCTCGCCACCGAGCAGGCCCAGCGCAGCGTGCAGATTTCCCTGGTCGGCGAAGTGGCCCAGGCATATCTGAACCTGCGCGCCGCCGAGGTGCAGCTGGACCTGACACGCAAGACCCTGGACTCGCGCCAGGAGTCCTATGACCTGGTGAAGCGCCGCTTCGACGGTGGTGTCGCGTCCGAGCTGGACCTGAACCAGTCCAAGTCCCTGCTGGATTCCGCTTCGGCCGATCTGGCGCAATTGGCGCGCACGCAATCACAGGCGCTCAATGCGCTCGTGTTGCTGGTCGGCACGCCGTTGCCGGCCGATCTGCCGCCGCCGGCTCCCTTCGACAATGCCCAGGTCCTGGCGTCCATCCCGACCGGCTTGCCCTCGGCGCTGCTGGAACGGCGTCCCGACATCCTGGCGGCGGAGAACAGCCTGCGCGCGGCCAACGCCAATATTGGCGCGGCACGCGCGGCATTCTTCCCCACCATTTCGCTGACGGGCTTATTTGGCGTGGCCAGTCCTTCCTTGTCGGACCTGTTCAAAGGCGGCAACGGTTATTGGAGTTTCTCGCCGTCGATCACCACGCCGATTTTCGCCGGGGGCAGCATCCGCGCCGGCCTGGAAGTGGCGCGGGCGCAGGAGCGCATTGCCGTGGCGCAGTACGAGCAGTCCATCCAGCAGGCCTTCCAGGAGGTCTCAGACGCGCTGGCCGGCGAAGCGACCTACGGCGCGCAGGTGCAATCGCTGCGCGCCCTGGAGGCTTCCTCGGCTCGCACCCTGGAGTTGTCCAATCTGCGCTACAGCGGCGGTGTCGACAGCTATCTGCAAGTACAGAGCGCGCAGGTCGACTACTTCGACGCCCAACTCGCCCTTGTGCAGACAGGGCTGGCATCGTTGCTCAACCGTGTGCAGTTGTACAAGGCGCTCGGTGGTGGGTGGAGCGAGACGACCCAGACGGCGAAGGCGTCCCCCGGGGGCGGCTGA
- the cyoA gene encoding ubiquinol oxidase subunit II, protein MSSSKPSRGLLLLPLFALLALLGGCQAVVMSPSGDIAAQQRDLIIISTVLMLIIIVPVIILTLVFAWRYRAANTEAKYDPEWHHSTVVELVIWSAPLLIIIALGALTWVSTHKLDPYRPLDRIAEGHELPTNVKPLTVEVVALDWKWLFLYPEQGIATVNELVAPVNRPIQFKITSSTMMNSFFIPALAGQVYAMPGMETQLHAVINKAGVYEGFSANYSGAGFSDMRFKFYGMTSADFENWVQQTRQGGGELTRPVYLKLEQPSEKDPVRRYGSVAPDLYDAILNRCVETNRMCIKDMMAIDAKGGLGTSGTYNLATNATTRVRLGLADTSARNYVGAVCTPGNPVGAGVLDNRVPL, encoded by the coding sequence ATGTCATCCTCCAAGCCCTCCCGCGGACTGCTCCTGCTTCCCCTCTTCGCCCTGCTTGCCCTGCTGGGCGGCTGCCAGGCGGTGGTGATGTCTCCGTCCGGGGATATCGCCGCGCAGCAGCGCGACCTGATCATTATCTCCACGGTGCTGATGCTCATCATCATCGTCCCGGTCATCATCCTCACGCTTGTTTTCGCCTGGCGCTACCGCGCCGCCAACACCGAGGCGAAATACGACCCGGAATGGCACCATTCCACGGTGGTCGAGCTGGTGATCTGGTCCGCCCCCCTCCTCATCATCATCGCGCTGGGCGCGCTGACCTGGGTCAGCACCCACAAGCTGGACCCCTACCGCCCCCTGGATCGCATTGCGGAAGGGCATGAGCTGCCCACCAACGTCAAGCCGCTGACGGTCGAAGTGGTGGCGCTGGACTGGAAATGGCTGTTCCTCTACCCGGAACAGGGCATCGCCACGGTGAACGAGCTCGTCGCGCCCGTCAACCGGCCCATCCAGTTCAAGATCACCTCGTCGACCATGATGAACTCGTTCTTCATCCCGGCCCTGGCCGGGCAGGTCTATGCGATGCCGGGCATGGAAACCCAGTTGCACGCGGTCATCAACAAGGCCGGTGTCTACGAAGGCTTTTCCGCCAACTACAGCGGCGCCGGGTTTTCCGACATGCGCTTCAAGTTTTATGGCATGACGTCCGCGGATTTCGAAAACTGGGTGCAGCAGACGCGCCAGGGCGGCGGAGAACTTACCCGCCCGGTGTACCTGAAGCTGGAGCAACCCAGCGAAAAAGACCCGGTGCGTCGCTATGGCAGCGTGGCGCCGGACCTGTACGACGCCATCCTGAACCGCTGCGTCGAGACCAACCGCATGTGCATCAAGGACATGATGGCCATCGATGCCAAGGGTGGCCTGGGTACGTCCGGCACGTACAACCTTGCCACCAATGCGACCACGCGCGTGCGCCTCGGCCTGGCCGACACATCCGCCCGCAATTACGTGGGTGCCGTATGCACGCCCGGCAACCCGGTAGGCGCGGGAGTCCTCGACAACCGCGTGCCGCTGTAA
- a CDS encoding efflux RND transporter periplasmic adaptor subunit, with protein MHFAPPGISKRVAKPLIIATLGALLVAGCGERPQMNPGPPQVSVITVQPERTPRIADLPGRVDAVRDAQIRARVTGIVQKITFKQGGDVKENDLLFKIDPSQYKAAYDQAAAQLKQAQADLFSAKALADRYAPLVKANAVSKQEYDNAVASYRQADAAVAAAKANVQSASINLGYTDVVSPISGRIGKPLVTEGALVEASSATQMALVQQLDPIYVDFTQSTTDLAALRKAFAGGQLQKIGNDAAQAQIVLEDGSEYAHAGKLLFTGITVDPTTGQVNLRAEFPNPDQVLLPGMYVRVRLTQGIDDQALLVPQQALQRTPDGTQSLMLVKDGKIDQVSVTTGEAIKGRWVINSGLKAGDVVVVEGFQKVRPGAPVKVSQWNAGQPAAPAAGRGAPAQGAPQGQPGQGPAPQQGQGPAPAGQPAPSAQPSGQKS; from the coding sequence ATGCATTTTGCGCCCCCAGGTATTTCCAAGCGCGTAGCAAAGCCGCTGATTATTGCAACCCTCGGCGCATTGCTGGTGGCCGGTTGTGGTGAACGCCCGCAAATGAACCCCGGTCCGCCGCAGGTCAGCGTCATTACGGTGCAGCCCGAGCGCACGCCGCGCATCGCCGATCTGCCAGGCCGCGTGGACGCGGTGCGCGACGCCCAGATCCGCGCGCGCGTCACCGGCATCGTGCAGAAGATCACCTTCAAGCAGGGCGGGGACGTCAAGGAAAACGATCTGCTGTTCAAGATCGATCCGTCGCAATACAAGGCGGCCTACGACCAGGCCGCGGCCCAGTTGAAGCAGGCCCAGGCGGACCTGTTCAGCGCCAAGGCGCTGGCCGACCGCTATGCGCCGCTGGTCAAGGCGAATGCCGTCAGCAAGCAGGAATACGACAACGCGGTGGCCAGCTATCGCCAGGCCGACGCGGCTGTCGCGGCGGCGAAGGCCAATGTGCAAAGCGCCTCGATCAACCTGGGCTATACCGACGTGGTATCGCCCATCAGCGGCCGCATCGGCAAACCGCTGGTGACCGAAGGCGCGTTGGTCGAGGCTTCTTCCGCCACGCAGATGGCCCTGGTTCAACAGCTCGATCCGATCTATGTGGACTTCACCCAGTCCACGACGGATCTTGCAGCATTGCGCAAAGCCTTCGCGGGAGGCCAGTTGCAGAAGATAGGCAACGACGCGGCCCAGGCGCAGATCGTATTGGAAGACGGTTCCGAATATGCGCATGCGGGCAAGCTGCTCTTCACCGGTATCACGGTGGACCCGACCACCGGCCAGGTGAACCTGCGCGCCGAATTCCCCAACCCGGATCAGGTGTTGTTGCCGGGCATGTACGTGCGCGTGCGGCTTACCCAGGGTATCGACGACCAGGCGTTGCTGGTGCCCCAGCAGGCCTTGCAGCGCACCCCGGACGGCACGCAAAGCCTGATGCTGGTCAAGGACGGCAAGATCGACCAGGTCAGCGTCACCACAGGCGAAGCCATCAAGGGCCGGTGGGTCATCAACAGCGGGCTCAAGGCAGGCGATGTGGTGGTGGTCGAGGGCTTCCAGAAGGTCCGCCCAGGCGCGCCCGTCAAGGTGTCGCAATGGAATGCCGGACAGCCGGCCGCACCGGCGGCCGGGCGGGGCGCGCCCGCCCAAGGCGCGCCGCAGGGGCAGCCCGGACAAGGCCCTGCCCCGCAACAAGGGCAAGGGCCGGCACCCGCAGGCCAGCCCGCTCCGTCGGCGCAGCCGTCCGGACAGAAGTCGTAA
- a CDS encoding NAD(P)/FAD-dependent oxidoreductase has product MADTPALLRESAQPPYRASPEGGFPLQRQAATAPHRVVIVGGGAGGLELATELGRKHGRHHVTLIDSRTLHIWKPTLHEAAAGTLDVQQEGLSYLMLANLSHFSFVLGAMRGVDRARRMVRVAAVPTPSGDVLLPERDIPYDTLVVAVGSTSNFFGTRGAREYAITLDTPESAEQFRLTMLQAMVKVDQAKARDPDAKLHIAIVGGGATGVELAAELHEASRLVAAYGLSHFDPGRDLAIRIIEGAPRILAALPDRLARAAQERLTRLGVAIESGCLVSEVTPDTVVTKDGRTFPANLCMWAAGIEGPDVLASLDLPRNRVGQLEVDGFLQTQDPHILAFGDCAAAPRADGGTVPARAQAAHQEAAYLKRRLDARIAGRAEPRAPFVYKDRGSLVALGRERGVGSLMGALLGRGFFVSGTIARWMYASLHLMHHRTVLGLSRTISLALARLLTRRSQPRVKLH; this is encoded by the coding sequence ATGGCCGATACTCCAGCACTTTTGCGCGAAAGCGCTCAGCCTCCCTATCGTGCGTCCCCGGAGGGCGGGTTCCCGCTCCAGCGCCAGGCCGCGACGGCACCACACCGGGTGGTGATCGTCGGCGGCGGCGCCGGCGGTCTCGAGCTCGCCACCGAGCTGGGGCGCAAACATGGCCGCCACCATGTCACCCTGATCGACAGCCGCACCTTGCATATCTGGAAGCCGACCCTGCACGAGGCCGCCGCCGGCACCCTCGATGTGCAGCAGGAGGGGCTGTCCTACCTGATGCTGGCGAACTTATCGCATTTCAGCTTCGTCCTGGGCGCGATGCGCGGTGTCGACCGCGCGCGCCGCATGGTGCGCGTGGCGGCCGTGCCGACGCCCAGCGGCGATGTACTGCTTCCGGAACGCGATATCCCCTACGACACGCTGGTGGTCGCGGTCGGCAGTACATCCAATTTCTTCGGGACGCGGGGTGCGCGCGAATACGCCATCACGCTCGATACGCCGGAATCCGCCGAGCAGTTCCGCCTGACAATGCTGCAGGCCATGGTGAAGGTGGACCAGGCCAAGGCCCGCGATCCGGATGCCAAGCTGCATATCGCCATTGTGGGAGGCGGCGCCACGGGCGTGGAGCTGGCGGCCGAATTGCACGAGGCAAGCCGGCTGGTGGCCGCATACGGCCTGTCGCATTTCGATCCGGGCCGGGATCTTGCCATCCGCATCATCGAAGGCGCTCCTCGCATCCTGGCGGCGTTGCCGGACAGGCTCGCGCGCGCCGCGCAGGAGCGCCTGACGCGCCTCGGGGTGGCGATAGAGTCAGGCTGCCTGGTGTCGGAAGTGACGCCCGATACGGTCGTCACCAAGGACGGCCGCACCTTTCCGGCGAACCTTTGCATGTGGGCGGCGGGCATCGAAGGGCCAGATGTACTTGCCTCGCTGGACCTGCCGCGCAACCGCGTCGGCCAACTGGAAGTGGATGGCTTTCTGCAAACGCAGGATCCGCACATCCTGGCCTTTGGCGACTGCGCCGCTGCGCCACGCGCCGACGGAGGCACGGTCCCCGCGCGCGCGCAGGCGGCGCACCAGGAGGCGGCCTACCTGAAACGCCGCCTGGATGCCCGCATCGCGGGCCGGGCGGAACCCCGTGCGCCGTTCGTCTATAAGGACCGCGGGTCGCTGGTGGCGCTGGGGCGCGAACGCGGAGTCGGCAGCCTGATGGGGGCGCTGCTGGGGCGCGGCTTTTTCGTCAGCGGGACCATCGCGCGCTGGATGTACGCCAGTCTGCATCTGATGCATCACCGCACCGTGCTGGGTCTGTCACGGACGATATCCCTGGCGCTGGCGCGCCTGCTGACACGGCGGTCCCAGCCGCGCGTCAAACTGCATTGA
- a CDS encoding efflux RND transporter permease subunit, with protein sequence MPQFFIDRPIFAWVVALFILLAGILAIPNMPVSQYPNVAPPAIEITATYPGASAKEVADSVTSLIEDQLNGAKGLLYYESVSDSNGQSTITATFAPGRDPDLAQVDVQNRVANVTAQLPAAVAQQGLQFQQTSTGFLMIVTVSSTDGSLDQTALADYVTRNIQNPVSRVPGVGQFQLFAAPRAMRIWVDPQKLVGFGLSMSDVNQAIGQQNVLIAAGNMGGPPNPRDQRTTATVIANGQLATVEGFGNLVLRANTDGSLVRVRDVARVEIGADNYFFGARLNGKPTAAFAIILSPDANALATAKGVRAQMQQLSSYFPANIQYAIPYDTAPYVEVSITDVIHTLLEAMVLVFLVMFLFLQNVRYTIIPALVVPVAMLGAFAVMLALGFSINVLTMFAMVLAIGILVDDAIVVVENVERIMATEGLSPKEATSRAMPQITGAITGITLVLVSVFLPLAFMGGSVGVIYRQFAVAMAVSIFFSAFLALSFTPALCATILKPLPPDHNHARRGFFGWFNRRFESGTHHYQNWVSRILHKGGRMMLVYLILVLLLGWLYFRMPSSFLPEEDQGYVISNIELPSGSSANRAVDVLEQVEQYFLSQPQVENIIAVQGYSFNGNGLNAAIAFTTLKDFDERKARNDSAQAVAFGALNHLLMGIHDAMVFTVIPPAISSLGNATGFDFRLQDRANAGTDALASATAQLMGMAMKSPVLSQVRISGLGPSAQLSLTIDREKAAALGVNFGEAATLVSTAVGSALINKFPNFGRMQNVWVQADAPYRMQVEDILKLNARNNEGGMVPLSSFVTAKWGQGPVQIVRYNSYEAIRISGDAAPGHTSGEAIQEMQDLVAQLPPGFGYEWNGLSYQQIQASGQAPILMGLSLLVVFLVLAALYESWAIPLSVMLVVPLGMLGAVALVSAMGMSNDVYFQVGMVTVIGLAAKNAILIVEFAKDQYARGAGLYEATIEAARLRFRPILMTSLAFILGVIPLAIATGAGAASQRAVGLGVLGGMLAATPFAVIFVPTFFVVVLGLFKTKPRLLGAEAREFEAQQAAKRAREAGTATPAADGQEGK encoded by the coding sequence ATGCCGCAATTTTTTATCGATAGACCGATTTTTGCCTGGGTTGTCGCCCTGTTCATCCTGCTGGCCGGGATCCTGGCGATTCCCAACATGCCGGTCTCGCAATATCCCAACGTTGCGCCGCCAGCCATCGAAATCACGGCAACCTATCCGGGCGCGTCGGCGAAGGAAGTCGCCGACTCCGTCACCAGCCTGATCGAAGACCAGCTCAACGGCGCCAAGGGCCTTCTGTACTACGAATCGGTGAGCGATTCGAACGGGCAGTCGACCATCACGGCGACTTTCGCGCCCGGACGCGATCCCGACCTGGCGCAGGTGGACGTGCAGAACCGCGTGGCCAACGTGACGGCACAATTGCCCGCCGCGGTGGCGCAGCAAGGCCTGCAGTTCCAGCAGACCAGTACCGGCTTCCTGATGATCGTCACGGTGTCGTCGACGGACGGCAGCCTCGACCAGACCGCGCTGGCGGATTATGTGACGCGCAATATCCAGAACCCGGTGTCCCGCGTGCCGGGCGTCGGCCAGTTCCAACTGTTCGCGGCGCCGCGCGCCATGCGTATCTGGGTCGATCCGCAGAAACTCGTGGGTTTCGGCCTCAGTATGTCGGACGTCAACCAGGCGATCGGCCAGCAGAACGTCCTGATCGCGGCGGGGAATATGGGTGGTCCGCCCAACCCGCGGGACCAGCGCACCACGGCGACCGTGATCGCGAACGGCCAACTCGCGACGGTCGAAGGCTTCGGCAACCTTGTCCTGCGCGCCAATACGGACGGCTCGCTGGTGCGGGTGCGCGACGTCGCGCGCGTCGAGATCGGCGCGGACAACTACTTCTTCGGCGCCCGCCTGAACGGCAAGCCGACCGCCGCGTTCGCCATCATCCTGTCGCCCGATGCCAACGCGCTGGCCACGGCCAAGGGCGTGCGGGCCCAGATGCAGCAGCTGTCCAGCTACTTTCCCGCGAACATCCAGTACGCCATTCCGTATGACACCGCGCCCTATGTGGAGGTCTCGATCACCGATGTGATCCATACCCTGCTCGAAGCCATGGTGCTGGTGTTCCTGGTCATGTTCCTGTTCCTGCAGAACGTGCGCTACACCATCATTCCGGCGCTGGTCGTGCCGGTGGCCATGCTGGGCGCCTTCGCGGTCATGCTGGCGCTGGGCTTTTCCATCAACGTGCTGACCATGTTTGCCATGGTGCTGGCGATCGGCATCCTGGTGGACGACGCCATCGTGGTGGTGGAAAACGTCGAGCGGATCATGGCCACGGAAGGGCTGTCGCCCAAGGAGGCGACCTCGCGGGCGATGCCGCAGATTACCGGTGCCATCACCGGCATTACGCTGGTGCTGGTCAGCGTATTCCTGCCGCTGGCGTTCATGGGCGGATCCGTCGGCGTCATCTATCGCCAATTCGCGGTGGCCATGGCGGTGTCGATTTTCTTCTCCGCCTTCCTCGCGCTGAGCTTCACGCCCGCCTTGTGCGCCACCATCCTGAAGCCGCTGCCGCCGGACCACAACCATGCGCGGCGCGGATTTTTCGGTTGGTTCAACCGCCGTTTCGAGAGCGGGACGCACCACTACCAGAACTGGGTATCGCGCATCCTGCACAAGGGCGGCCGCATGATGCTGGTCTACCTGATCCTGGTCCTGCTGCTGGGCTGGCTGTATTTCCGCATGCCTTCGTCCTTCCTGCCCGAGGAAGACCAGGGCTACGTGATCAGCAACATCGAGCTGCCGTCCGGGTCCAGCGCCAATCGCGCGGTGGATGTGCTGGAGCAGGTCGAGCAGTATTTCCTGTCGCAGCCCCAGGTCGAGAACATCATCGCGGTGCAGGGCTACAGCTTCAACGGCAACGGCCTGAATGCCGCCATCGCGTTCACCACGTTGAAGGATTTCGACGAACGCAAGGCTCGCAACGACTCTGCACAGGCCGTCGCATTCGGGGCGCTCAATCATCTGTTGATGGGCATCCATGACGCCATGGTCTTCACCGTGATTCCGCCCGCCATTTCGTCCCTGGGTAATGCCACGGGTTTCGACTTCCGGCTGCAGGACCGCGCCAACGCCGGCACCGATGCGCTGGCCTCCGCGACGGCGCAGCTGATGGGTATGGCGATGAAGAGTCCCGTGCTGTCCCAGGTGCGGATCTCCGGCCTGGGACCGAGCGCGCAACTGAGCCTGACCATAGACCGGGAGAAGGCGGCGGCGCTGGGCGTGAATTTCGGCGAGGCCGCCACGCTGGTGTCGACCGCGGTGGGCAGCGCGCTGATCAACAAGTTCCCCAACTTCGGCCGCATGCAGAACGTATGGGTGCAGGCCGATGCGCCGTACCGGATGCAGGTGGAAGACATCCTCAAGCTGAATGCCCGCAATAACGAAGGCGGCATGGTGCCCCTGTCCAGCTTCGTGACGGCCAAATGGGGCCAGGGCCCGGTGCAGATCGTGCGGTACAACAGCTACGAGGCCATTCGCATCAGCGGCGACGCCGCGCCGGGGCATACGAGCGGCGAGGCCATCCAGGAAATGCAGGACCTGGTGGCGCAACTGCCGCCCGGCTTCGGCTACGAGTGGAACGGCCTGTCCTATCAGCAGATCCAGGCTTCGGGCCAGGCACCGATTCTGATGGGGCTTTCGCTGCTGGTGGTGTTCCTGGTGCTGGCCGCGCTGTACGAGAGCTGGGCGATCCCGCTGTCGGTCATGCTGGTGGTGCCGCTGGGCATGCTGGGCGCGGTGGCGCTGGTCAGCGCGATGGGCATGTCCAACGACGTGTATTTCCAGGTCGGCATGGTGACCGTGATCGGCCTGGCCGCGAAGAACGCCATTCTTATCGTGGAGTTCGCGAAGGACCAGTACGCGCGCGGCGCGGGGCTTTACGAGGCGACGATCGAAGCGGCACGGCTGCGTTTCCGTCCCATCCTGATGACGTCGCTGGCCTTCATCCTGGGCGTCATCCCGCTGGCCATCGCCACGGGCGCGGGCGCGGCCAGCCAACGTGCGGTCGGCCTGGGCGTGCTGGGCGGGATGCTCGCGGCGACGCCGTTCGCGGTGATCTTCGTGCCGACGTTCTTCGTGGTGGTCCTGGGCCTGTTCAAGACCAAGCCGCGCCTGCTGGGTGCGGAAGCCCGGGAATTTGAAGCGCAACAAGCGGCGAAGCGGGCCCGGGAAGCTGGAACAGCCACGCCCGCCGCCGACGGTCAGGAGGGCAAATGA